The DNA segment GCGAGACACAGAGACACTGAACAGCTTGGCCGCTCCTGTCTGGCTGGGAAGAGCCTGACATGCCGTGGGCTCTCTTGCAATGAGATAATAATAATGGTGAGGACCAACAACCTCACAGTCAGAGGTGCAATGAGAAGTCAGGAGTTACTGGCTCCCGATGGTGGGCATGGCTCACTGCCCTTTTAACAGAGCCCAGAATTGTCAGGGTCTAGAAAAAGTGGAACAGCACAGATGGATTGCATCAAActaaaaaagggaagaaaaatgggtTTTATCTGCAGGTCTGATCACACATTTGCCCTTGCTGCAGGACACTTGGTGTGTGAACTGCCTCTGCCCTGAATTTCATCCTTCCTCACCGGAGACAGTAGCTCAGTCAAGGGTAAAGGTTTCCTGCTGAGCTGGGAAACCAGTGCTGGCAGGTCCAAAAGCACAGGGCCTGCAAATCAGGGGGACTGGCAGGTCTGTATCAGCACAGTCAACACATCTTCATCTTGGAAACACCTTTCAGTTAAGGTGGGATTCCTCTCACCTGTGCTTAGCTGCCAAAAAATGAAGTGTATAGTCCATGTTAGCAGGCTAGGTTCCCTTTATAGTCAATGAAGAGAAGGGTTCATATTCTTCCCAGATCCCATCCAACACCATCCTGAGGGATATATGGATGGGTATAAGTACGGCTGTGCAGGTTGCAGGGGCAAGTCCATTCTACCTGCATTTCTTCACGCCAGGATATGAATTTATCATCGGTCGCAGTGAGAGTGGAAACAGAGGCAGCATCTGATAAAAGCTACCCAGGCACGAATATCAACACGCAGaaatttcagtgctgcagaTTTCAATCCTGTTCACATACTATGATTGATAATGGAAAAAATTCTTACAATTACAAAGGATATTATTATGACAAAGCTTTATAAGATACAGACAGGTGTAGTGAACAGCAAACTAACATTGAACTGAGAGTCAATACACAGGAAAATACGGAAACTACTGAAATCCTGTCTGTGGTCACAATTCAAAGCAGTTTGCCCATGTCTTTCTGGGAAAGCATTTCTGTGACTCTTCTAATAAATGTCCTGATTTTCAACAGTATCCTTTCTTTTACTCCCAAAAtgacagctgaagaaaattacAGTGAAACAGTATCAAAGGTTGTTCAGACTGAATCTAATGCTATCTAGCAGGCAGTGGAATAAATACCAAAGGAAGCAGCGGCATCCTTTAAGCTAGGCTGAACAAAGCGTGGAAGTACGAGCTCCTGTGTTTCTTTGGAGCAGGGGGCCtttccagccctgcctcccccagcacaACCCGCAGCCTGCAGCCGTGATTCTTCAGTGCAGGGAGAGACAGCGGCTCGGAGGAGAGCCAGTAAACCCCAGCCCAGCTTCAGGCTGGCCTGCCACTGTACGAAAGCGAAGGGCTGTGTCAGGGTTGTGCCTGGATCTCCAGCACCCCGCCGAGGTGTGTGGATCCAGGGAGGGAGAAGCCGGTGCCCACTCCGCTGCGGCTCAGTAGATGATTCCTTCTGGTTCCAGCAGCAAGTACTTCTTCATGGACAGGGGGATGGAGAGCAAGGGGACTCCTCGGTGACACCTTTCTGACAATATCGCCCGAATAGCACATCTGCATAAATGCATGAGTGACCGTGGTGAATTGCTGCACACAGTGAACAAAGAGTCATAGAAATCCTGGTGCCGCTGTAAAAAAACACAAGTGGGTTTTAGGAAAATAAGGCTTTTTCCTgccctccctttcccctgcccACATGCAGTCCTTGGCGGAACAGGGTAAAAAACACAGCCAGCACCCCTGTCCCTTGGAGGCTCATCAAGCACCGGGGACTTGGTTTAGCCAAAAGCCTGCAGAAAATCCTTACGCTTGCCTCAAATATTTAGTGTTAAGTCAAAGGCCATGATGAAATCTTTAGGTTTGGTATGTCTTTTATCCACCAGTTTGAGGTGGGGCTTCCTCTGTGGTGTTAGTTCTGATCCGAACAGACACTGCAGCCAGGTCAGGGTCAGCGCACGTGGACGAGTTAATCCTCTAAACCTCACCACAGGGCAGCGAGGCAGCATAATGCCGGCGTTACCCGTGAGTTCGCTGGGGCTGCAAACGGCAAAGTACCTTTGGGCTTACTCATTGCCCCAGTGGCCttttagaataaataaaattgcatCCCCACGAGAAGAAAAGTGCAGATGCTTACAAATGATGTTGAAATAAAAGAAGCAAATGGTAAATATGTGCAACTGTGTGTGACTTGGCCTTATTTTATAATCTTGCTACTTGACAGATCTGGTTACATGTATTTTCAGGTACACATTATGTATGGAAAAGTACGGATTGGTGTCAACAAAAGATTTGCTTCAATTTCATGTCAAATTCAGCAAATAGCTTTgacaacaaaaatgaaaatatcaacaaagaaataGAGCAACTGTGGACTTTTTGAAATAAGAATGTTCCAATATTTCAGATCAAGatttttgtttgaagaaaaattattattattaattattgttattaagGTGAAAAAAGACCTTTAAATTCTAATTTTGTGTTTACCCAgaatgatttcttttaaatttttctgaacAAATCTGACCCCCCAAAAGTCTCACAGTTCCCATGGCTATATAACTCTGCATTGTAATATGGATGGAGTTCCCTAAACATCACTGATGATGTATAGCAGATATTGGTGCACTTAACTTCAGCACtgatttgaaaattttaaaaaagctcagTCTTAATAAAAGACTAGATTTAAACTGGAATATTGGGACTATGAGGATTTCTGAATTAAAGGGATAATTATGTCAAAGCATATAGTTTGTCACACAGCTTTGCCTTTTGACAATATCTCCTCCTCTTTGAtctcttattttttcatttaaattctcCCTTGTATTTGCATCTAACCAGTCCTGCTCACAGAAAGCCAACCCATGTAACAGAAACTAGATACATAGTCATACTCATGTCAAATGGTACTTTTATAATGTTagctgacttaaaaaaaaaaaaattatataatacattatatattttatatataatacataatatattatataatacatataaatatatgtattgaCAGATCTGAAGAAACACCAGTCCCAGCCAGAATCTTTGCACTTGCTAAATGCAGGGAGAGCTGAGCTCCTACAGCACCCCTGACAGGGGGTGCTCCAAAGGATAATGTTGCAATGAAAATTTCTCAAAAATGTGTCTTTTGTCAGTGAGTGATATGCTTTTGTCAAGTGAGTGGTATTAAATGGGGAAGTCCTAAATCCTCTGAGATGTTCTTCTCTTTCAACAGCATTCTCACTTTTCTGTGGTCGGATATGGAGAATGCAAATAATGAGCTTGGATTTTACTTAGTTACAACTGATTAAGAGCTTACCTCAAAGACGTCATCAGGTATGGCTGCTTTCCACTTAGATGTTGATTTGATGTGTTTGTAGGTGTTGACAACAACCTCCACAGCTCTTGGGTGGGAATGACAGGCTTGTAGCACCTGCAGGCAAGATGCACAGAGACCATGAGTACCACCAAGAAGCTGGGGCTAGCCTGGATGCTTGGCACTGTGCAGCGGCATACTGAGACGGACATAGCCAAAGAATTACGAGAGGATCAGGTTGGAGATGCAAAGGACGCAAGCCCTGTCTACGCTATTCAGTGCAAGTACAGCAAGAAACCCCAGGCTAGCCCCCAGTGGAGCTGTGCACAGCCCAGTTTAACACCATACAGAAGTACTGGCTTAGATCTCCAGAGCAGTGTAGCTTGCTGACTGGGTAGGCTTTATCACCCAAATCTGGAGATAACTTGCTCATAGCTGGGTTGAGTGACTCAACACCAGACAAAGGCATGCACAAAGTCCTTGCTCCAAGTCATGCAgcacaggaacagaaaaaatcCCGTCACATGAATCAAAAATGCATCATTacaggaaaatttaaaagaagacTGGGAGATAACACAGCTCAGAAGTAGGGCTTCCAAGCCACATGAGGCCCCTGACACAACTGCTCTGCCCAGTAACTTTAgctcagtaggaaaaaaaccaaagtctATTGTCACTCGCACTCAGGGAATAACATTTTGCATTCACACCATACGATGCATAATTTTGTCCCACACAGTCACCAGGTTTTCACAAACAAAACTGCAGAGCATCCCTCTGGGATAAATATCATCTTACATATTTTACAGATGGCAAATGACAGTTTGGAAGGGAGGCCCTCTCCATGCAACAGGAGAAAGGCGGAGGCAGGAAGAGGAGACCCGAGACCCAGCTCTCAATCGCGCTCTAGGAAACTAAGTGTTGTTCTGTTACAGACGGGGACAGCTCATCCTGGGCTCAAGAGGGCACAACCAAAAGATTGGCATTTTATTCAAAGGCTTCTGGTTGTTTGGCTTGTTAAAACTTTACATATACAGTGGAGGAGCTGCAAAATGTTGCTCAGGGCACTGGATGAGAGAGAATAAGTCCTGACTACAGCAAGCTTACTTAGTTGTCTGATATAATAAGACTGTCAGCTACTTCCGTCAGTGCCTTGGGCTTTGCAGACATTTAGAAATTCTTTGGGAGGGATcctgcaattatttttcttttttttttcatcaactATGAGCCCAGGCCTGGCATTTTCCCTTAATTTCTCACATTTCCTGAGAATGAGACAAAGCTTTATTGAAATCCATTTCACTTTGAATAGATTTTTAAAGGCCAGAAGTGACAAACTGAATCAACTGGTCTGATCTCCAATCTTTGGTAGAGGCCATGAAATAAGCATTTCGTATAACCCAGTTAAGCCTGTACGGAGCCAGGTTTGACAAAAGCACATAGGTTTTCTGAAATGAGAAAGTGAATCAGCTCTGAAAAATTAGGCTTGAGCCAGCATTTAGAGTTCAGGGTTTCAGGTTTGTTAAGAACAAAAATGGGATCTGGGTCTGATTTCTGGCATTAGCAACTGTAATTTCTCTTCAGTCAAATGATATCACTCTTACAATAGGTCACCTCACAAGGTTTTGGGCATTCTGGGCCCACAGTTTACAGGACTCCAACAAATCCAGATACCACTAAACCCTGAAGTTTCAATCTCTCACCCCTTTCCTGTTCAAGACATCACCTCTCTCCATATCCCCACTGTACAAAGCCATCTTTAACCTTGTGGAATTGCAGAGGATATATCCTAGCTGCTCCATGATTCAGTAGCAGCTGGTAGCAGATGTCAGGCTGGGCAGCTGGCCGCACAGATGTCACTTTTATGATATACTGTAGGGGTGCACAGCCGTTGACATCCATGACGTTTgcttctgctcctgcctccagcagcaTGTGCAGCAGGACGTGATCACAGTTCCAGGCAGCTTTGTGGAGCGGGGATTTGAAATCCTCATCACGAGCGTTCACTTCAGCTTTATAGTCTAAGAGCATCCGACAGATGAGGTGGTGATCCGGGCTGTATATCTGATCCTTATAGTGCAGGGCCCAATAGGCTGCACAGGCCAGGGGAGTCTCCATGTAGGCATTGAGAGCATCAACGTGCGCTCCTTGTTCCACGTAAAAGGCCACGAGCTCCGGGATACCTAAGCGCGCAACGAGGTGCAGAGGAGTCTCCTCAtcttggttgtttgtttttatgttcACATTTGCTCCTGCCAAAGAAAGATGAGGGGTCAAAATGAAGGCAACGAAAAACCGGATTCAGACATCTCTCTGCTTGAGCCCTGCTACCCAAGGGGAAGGTGAGGTGGGAAACTGGTGTAAAAGACACATATGGAAATGCAAATAGCTAGGGACGTGAATTCTGCATTTCTTGAGCCTCCAGGAAACCCTTAGAAACTTCAGGTTCTTGGATCCAGCCTCAGATGTGATAGCTTGGCGCCAAGCTGGCAGAAGACCTTATCTGAGCGCTCCATTTTGGAGCAGCATGCAGGTCCAAATCTCTGTGTGAAATGCTTTTTCCTAGAAATgaagaactgaaggaaaaagcagcgCTTTACTCCTACTCCGGAGAACAGTTCTGCGCGGATCTGCAGCACCTCATGAACTGCGAGCCTGGAAGAAGGGCCATCTTATGACCGATCGAGAGAGGATATAAAAACCCCAACGCCAAAGTCCCCGGCTGAGGGTCCGGATCCTGTTTCCACGCTGCTAAGGGCGCTGGTACGACCGCTCCGTCTGTGCCGAGGGGCTGCCGCAGCTGAAGCAACAGCACCATCTGCTGAGCGCACAagccgggccgcggcggggcggcggggggaccCGACCCCCcacccggccccggccccccaccggccccgccACCGGCCCCCCCACCGGCGGGGCTCCCCAGCTCCTTGCCGGCTGCCCTCCCGCTTTCCAGCTACCGGCGATTCGCTCTGAAGAGATGCAGATGACTGCAGGAATAATACCGAACGCTGCGTATTAAGAAAGAGGGGAAGGCTGGCGAGACCCCATTCCCCAGAGCAAAGCAGCACCTGGGGTGTGACACCGCTGAGTGGAGGTGGCAGGGTGGGAGAGGCATCTTGGAAACTTTGGTGCGGGGACATTAAGCGAAACCCTGGCTTCAGCTCTTGGGTGGTGCTGCTACGCGAATGTGCACACCTGCTACGCGAATGTGCACACCTGGTACGTGAATGTGCACACCTGCTACGCGAATGTGCACACCTGGTACGTGAATGTGCACACCTGCCGCATTTTGCTCCAGACCTGTCCTGTTTTGCCTGGAGTCTCCACATCTAGCTCATATGGAGATTCAAGTTTACCCAGTGCTTTGGGATGCAGGGTGGCTTGTAAAGTATCAGTATTCTGCTGCTGATGGGTGGGTGGAGAAAGCCTACAGAATGCATCCTTTCATTTGCATTCATCCTATGCTACGCTTTATAAGAGTACATTTGACTTTTAAGCTTTTCCATGGTAGCAAATTCAACTCCTGCTGTCAGGACTGTTTGCTTTGGGCAGGATACAACTggcagcatttattttcctttctaccAAACAAAATAATATGTATCtttccagcagaagaaaaacgATGTGGTTATTCACTCGGGACTGCAGATTGCCTTGCCCACAAAGCATACTTGGGTTCTGCATCTCAGGAAAAGCCTTCAATAACaacacatgttaaaaaaaaacaaaaccaaaagcgTTTGTATTTGCCATGGCACAGTGTGATAAAGAGGGGAATCTGTCTGTTTATAACTGAGGCCTTGAACTACCTTACTTTGCTGTACCTTTTATGTCTGTCTTTTACTGTCCCCTGAGTCAGCATCCTTGTGTTAAGGAAATAGTGTGTGACACCAATTTATTTATCCAGGAATTACGTCTATTCATAACTTCATTTGTTACAGACGACCAGCAGCGTAACGTATCTTactttgggaaaacaaaaatcttagcctttttttcttccccagtccTTAAATAGATGCAGGAGTTTGGCTGCTGATGAAGAGATGGTATGAAAAGCTACATCCATTTTTTTCTAGGCCAGGTCTCAAAAAACAAGTGGTTGAAAGAATTTTACTGAGATCAAGGAAATTTGAACAAGAAAGGAGAGGGGTACACTTTCATGTGAAAACATCTCAACAGTAAACCCAGatgaagaagacagaaaaatagtAGAGAAATAGAAATTCCCTGATTCAGCAGAGCTGTTCTGCTGAGGGACTGACCGGGCAGTGGGCTGGAGGCACTGAAATGGGAAATGATCCTGGAGTAACGGCCGGTGgccagggagagggaaggacagATGGGGTGAGGAATCAGAAAGGGAGAAACTTCCTCTGATCAAAGAGATGGGGAAAAGGAGACTGAGATGAAGACATGGGTCAACTGTGGATGGAAGTGATAAATACAATGTACTTTGACAAACTGCCTCCTAAGAGAAACCACCACCGCCTCTGGGCATACCACCAGAGATGCTCCAGAGCTTTACCTTACCTCTCCAAACCAGCTGCTGGGCACAAGGCATGGAGGTTCGTGTCGTACAGAAGTGCAAAGGCGCTTGTCCACTCATTGAAAAGCAGTTCAGCTTAGCTCCGTGGTTGCAGAGGATCTTGAGACACTCAACATTTGCCATTTCACACGCTACGTGGATTGCAGCTTTACCGTTGGGCCGGCAGTTGATTGTAGCTTTGTGATTGAGGAGGACCGAAAGACTCTCCAGATGTCCATACATGACAGCTAGATGAAGTCCAGTTGCCcaggatatttttaatttgtagcTAGGCAGCCAGTACCCTGTACAAAGTGAAAATGTGTTACCATCCTTGGCAAAGACTTTCATTTGGACTATCCACCTACTGAGAATAATTGAGGGTGAAGGAAGGGTTGgagttttgctttaatttactGCAATTTCAGCAGCTACAGCTTAGAGCACACAAAGTTCTCTCAAGTataatttcatttgcattacACACTTTTACTACATGTGCTGAATAGCCTGCCTTTTGGAGAGGTAATTCCCATGTAGATGTACTCTGAAggcagcttttgtttttcttgtgacCTGTGTagtctaaataaaaaaaaaaaatatgcttagAGCATTTGAAATGCCACCAGCTAAAAAATATGGGGGAAATGGGATCTTCAGCCTGCCAATAGCTGAACAAAGGTGGCATTGGAGTACGAAGGCAGCATTTACTTAGG comes from the Haliaeetus albicilla chromosome 2, bHalAlb1.1, whole genome shotgun sequence genome and includes:
- the ASB4 gene encoding ankyrin repeat and SOCS box protein 4 codes for the protein MDLEETHKEGENTEGKITRAAAAKLVKKAFLEALKSNDFETLEELLSQKKIDVDTVFEVEDENLILASYKQGYWLPSYKLKISWATGLHLAVMYGHLESLSVLLNHKATINCRPNGKAAIHVACEMANVECLKILCNHGAKLNCFSMSGQAPLHFCTTRTSMPCAQQLVWRGANVNIKTNNQDEETPLHLVARLGIPELVAFYVEQGAHVDALNAYMETPLACAAYWALHYKDQIYSPDHHLICRMLLDYKAEVNARDEDFKSPLHKAAWNCDHVLLHMLLEAGAEANVMDVNGCAPLQYIIKVTSVRPAAQPDICYQLLLNHGAARIYPLQFHKVLQACHSHPRAVEVVVNTYKHIKSTSKWKAAIPDDVFERHQDFYDSLFTVCSNSPRSLMHLCRCAIRAILSERCHRGVPLLSIPLSMKKYLLLEPEGIIY